ACGGTGCTCATGACGATGGCGTTCATGAGCCGGTCCCGCTCGACCAGGGCGGGCAGCACCGCCGTCCGGACCGGCATCCCGAGAGCGGCGGTGGCGCCGCTGCCGACGGCCACGAGCAGGGCCAGGCCGGGCGTCATCACGCCCGCGAACATTAGCGCTGTCCCGCCCGCAATCACGGCCAGGGAGAGCGACTGCGTCCAGATCAGCAGGGCGCGCCGGCTGGCGCGGTCGGAGAGGACGCCGGCCGGCAGCATGAGGAACATCGCGGGTATGCCGAGGGCGAAGGTGATGAGGCCTCCCCACGAGGCTGGCTGGCCGAGCTCGTCGATCACCAGCCAGACGAAGGCGAAGCGCTGGATGCCCTGCACGAGCGAGAAGGAGAGTGTGTTGAGCCAGAGGAGGCGAAACGCCGGCGAGGAGAAGGCGTCCAGGGTGCGGAGGGCAGGTACCCTCCGGCTAGCAGGAACGGCTGGCGCTCCTGTCTCGGCTGCTCCGGCCATGCGCCGAGTATACGCGGCGCCCGCGCCGGCTTGCGCGGCGCGCACCGGCCAAAGCGTGGACACTGCCCCTGCAGCCAGCTATTCTCAGCCAGCCGCCAGTGAGTCCTGCCCGAAGGAGAGTCGCGCATGAGTGCCCTCAGCATCGCCACCGGATCGCCTCTTCCGCTGGGGGAGCCGGAAGACCTCGGCTTCCTGCCGGACCGCCTGGCGCGCATCGGGCCGGCGATGCAGCGCTACGTGGACGAGGGAAAGGTGCCGAACCTGGTGACCCTGGTGGCGCGCCGCGGACGGATCGTGCACTTCGAGGCGCGCGGCTACATGGACCTCGAGAGCCGGCGTCCCGTCGCCAAAGACACGATCTTCCGCCTTTACTCGAACTCGAAACCGCTCGCGGGGCTGGCGGCCATGATCCTCTTCGAGGAAGGCAAGCTGACGCCGGACGACCCTGTCTCGAAGTTCATACCGGCCTTCAGGAATGCCGTTGTGCGCTCGGACCAGGGCATGCTCCAGGCCGGGTTGACGGAGCCCGCCCGGCGCGAGATCACCGTCCGGGACCTCTTCCGCAACACGAGCGGCATCGCCAGCCCGGGCCGCGTTCCCCTGGCCTACCGGAACCTCTACCGCGCCGAAATGGAGACTCTCGGCTGGCTGACATCAGCCGATGGAAGCAGCGGCTCCCGTAACACGCGCGAACGGGTCGAAGCGCTGGCCCGCCTGCCGCTGAGCTTCCACCCGGGGTCGGCGTACGAGTACCACGCGGGCTACATCGTCATCGGGGCGATCATCGAGGAGATCACGGGGCAGCCTCTGGACCAGTTCTACCGCGAGCGCATCTTCGCCCCTCTGGGCATGGACGACACGTACTGGTACATCGATGACACGCTCCTACCACGCTTCCCGGACTGCTACCGGCCGGCGCAGGTCGAAGGGCAGTGGCGGCTGGTAACCCAGGAGCGGGCGACGGAGAGCGTGAAGCTCCGGGGGCCCAAGACCTTTTTCGGCGCCGGCGGCGACGAAGGCGGCGTCCTGGGGACCATCGGCGACTACGCGCGCTTCGGGCAGATGCTGCTCAATGGCGGCGAGCTCGACGGCACCCGCCTCCTGAGCCGCAAGACCGTGGAGTACATGACCAGCGACCACTCGGAAGGCATGCTCCTGCCGATGCGGGGCCCGGGGTTCGGCTGGGGCATCGGCGTGGTAGTGCGGCACAGCAACGCCGGCCTGCCGGTTTTGCGTTCGGTAGGCGCCTACGGCTGGGCGGGGGCGGCAGGCACGAACTACCTCGCGGACCCGAGAGAGGAGCTTCTCCTCATCTGCTTCACGCAGGTCATGAACCGGCTCATGATGCCGGGCAACACCTACTGGGAGGAGTTCGAGCGGCTCGTCTACCAGTCGCTGGCGTAGCCTGAGGCAGCGGCAATGCCCTTCCTGACCCCCGAACAGCAGGCGCTGGCGACCGAGATTGCGCGCGCGCTCACGGAGAGAGGCGAGACCGTCGCCGTGGCGGAGTCGACCGCCGGGGGCCTGGTCTCGGCGGCGCTGCTCTGGGTTCCGGGCGCGTCGCGCTACTACCGCGGCGGCGGCGTGCTGTACACGCGCCAGTCTCGCATCGCCATGGCGGGCATGACGCCTCAACAGTTCGAGAACTACCGCGGCGCGACGCTGGAGAACGTGGCGGCGATGGCGCAGGCCTTGCGCCAGCGCCTGGAGGCGACGTGGTGCATCGCCGAGGCCGGCACGGCGGGGCCGACGGGAGGGCAGCCCGGACGCACGGTGATCGCGGTCAGCGGCCCCGTGTCGCGCTCTGAGGTGTTCGAGACCGGCAGCGCCGACCGCGAGGCGAACATGGTGGCCTTCGCGACGCGGTCGCTGGAGGTGCTGCTGGAGGCGCTGAGATAGATTGGCACGGGCCTGCTGGCAGGACTGGAGCCGCCAACCCTAACTGTGCTCGGCGCTCCATGGGTGCAACCCTCACGAAGGGGCCCATCCTCATAGACCGGTGTCTTTAGCCACGTGATGCCAGCGTAGCGCGTCTCCCAGGCCCGTGCTCCCGGCGTAGGCGCAATTCCAACCGCTGCATGCAGATCAGTCAGACCGGTTGAAGGTTCAGGTGTGCGTGTCGTGAAGGGAAGACGCCCCGAAACTGAATTGGGAAGTGCCAGATATTGAACGCAGGATTCGGATAAGTGTCATAGGACAGGGCATCCCAACCGATAAGACCTGCTATCCTCCGAATTACCTCAATCTTGCCCGGCGTCAGGACGTACGACCTATCAAGACGCTGATTGGTATCTGCCGTTATGGCACCTAAAAGGACATCGACAATCTGAAGAATAGGCTGCTGCTTTGAGTCGACCTTTCTCAACTCCTTAACGTAGCCAGAACTTCCAATTTTAGCGAGCGCGTGATTCGTGATGATCTGGAGTGTCTCCGCCCGCTTCGGGTAGTGATCAGTACGATTGTCGATCATGAGGTCAACCGGCTCCCCAGCGGCTTTACAGACCTCACGGGCAACGTACTGGTAGGTTCGGTAAAAACGCCTCCTCGGCGTTTGTCCTCCACTTGACGTACGACTGCTTATGTACGATTATGGACTGCCACATCGCCCTCGAGCTCAGTAGCAGGCGAATACCGTCAATCGACGCCTCCACTATAGGGCGGTAATCTCTGACTCGGTTCCATTTCAGTTCGTAGGCAAGTCCATGCTGACTGTATATCTGCTCTAGTCCCTCAATGACATCAAGCAAGTTGGCATAAGGCAGGACGAAGCAACCTATGCCGTAACACGGGGTTTTGCCGGAGTGAATGGAACTCTCATCACCGAACGCTATTGAGCCCATAAGGAGCCTCCTTCACGATTGACGCCATTCTAACTGTTCGAGGATAAGCCGGCTAGATCGCGAAGAATTTCACAGTGCTTTCGGTTCCTATGGCTTCAGCGAGGAGAGACCTGTAAAAGAGAGTCTTTAGGTGGTCACGCCATGTCAGCCCAGTTCGGGCCGACTTTCACGTCTACCTTCAGAGGCACGGCGAGCTCGAAGGAGGCGGGCATGATCCGCAGCAGTAGCTCGCGCATGTCGTCGACCTCGGCGCGGGGTCCCTCGAAGATGAGCTCGTCGTGCACCTGGAGGAGCATGCGCGTCTTGAAGCCGCGCTCCTGCATCTCGCGGTCGACGCGGTTCATCGCGATCTTGATGATGTCGGAAGCGGTGCCCTGAATGGGCATGTTTATTGCCATGCGCTCGGCGGCGGAGCGGATGTTGTAGTTAGAGGAGTGGATATCGGGGATGTAGCGCCGGCGGCCCGCCAGCGTCTCGGCGTAGCCGTCGCGGCGCACCTTCGCCAGCAGTTCCTCCCGCCAGCGCTTCACCGCCTCGTACTTCTCGAAATAGGTCTTGATGAACTGGTTTGCCTCCTCTCGGCTGATGCGCTCGCGGGTGGCCAGGCCGTATTCGCTGAGGCCGTAGAGGACGCCGAAGTTGAAGACCTTGGCACGGTTGCGCTGCAGCTTCGTCACCGACTCGAGGGGCACGCCGAACACCTCCGCCGCCGTGGCGGCGTGGATGTCCTCGTCCGCCAGGAAGGCGTCGATCAGCTTGCGGTCCCCCGACAGGTGGGCGGCGATCCGTAGCTCGATCTGCGAGTAGTCGGCGGAGATGAGGAGGGGGTTCGGGCCGATGTCGCGGGCGACGAACGCGCGGCGGACCTGGCCGCCGAGCTCGCTGCGCACGGGGATGTTCTGGAGGTTCGGGTTGTTGGACGAGAGGCGCCCGGTGGTGGCGACGGCCTGCGAGAACGTCGTGTGGATGCGGCCGTCGCGCGGGTCGACGTAGGCCGGCAGCGCCTCGATGTAGGTGGAGCGCAGCTTCGTGAGTTCGCGCCATTCGAGGAGGATGTCGATGATCGGGTGCACGCCGCGCAGGGCCTCGATGGCCTGGGCGTCGGTCGAGTAGCCCTGCTTGGTCCGGCGCGTCTTCGGCAGCTTGAGCTCCTCGAAGAGCACCTGCGATAACTGCTGCGGCGACCCGAGATTGAAGGGACGGCCGACCTCCGCGTAGGCCTTCTCTTCGAGGTAGCGGATCTGCTCGTTGAGGCCCTTGCCCAGTTCGCGCAGCACGGCGACGTCGCAGGCAATGCCGATCTCCTCCATGCGGGCCAGCACGGGCACGAGCGGCATCTCGATCTCATGGAAAAGCTTCCACATGCCCTGGTCGCGCAGCTCGCGCTCGAGCGGCTCGCGCAGGCGCAGGGTGAAATCGACGTCGGCGGCGCAGTACTCCAGGGCGTCCTCGATGCGCACCTGGTCGATGCCAAGCTGTTTCGAGCCGCTCTTGCCGAGCAGGAGCGTGATCTCCTTCATTTCCTGGCCCAGACGCTGCGACACGAGCCACTTCAGGCTAAGGGCGCCAGCGCCGGGGCGGTCCCCCGTGAGGCTCACGGTCTCGCCCAGGATGTAGGCGGCCAGCGCCGTGTCGAAGGCGTAGCTGCGCGTGGGGACGCCGCGGTCGGCGAGCAGGACGAGGTCGAACTTGCCGTTGTGCGCCGTCTTTTCGGTGCCTTCGTCCGCGAACAGGGGACCGAGCGCGTCCAGCACCGTCTGCAGCGGCAGCTGCGGCGTGCCGCCGAGCTCGACCTGATGCCCCACCGGGATGTATGCGGCCTCGCCGGGCGCGGTGGCAACGGAGATGCCGGCGACGTGGGTGTGAAAGGGGTTGGCAGCGGTGGCCTCGATATTGAAGGCGAACCCTTTCGTCTCGCGGATGCGCGCGACCAGCCGCTGGAGCGCCGGCTCATCGCGGACCGTTTGGTAGTTTGACACTTCCACGCTCGCGGGCTTCGGGCGTGAGATGTCCTCGATGACCGGGGGCAGGCGCGGCACTAGGCTGCGGAACTCGAGCTCGCGCAGCAGCTCGAGCACGCGGTTTCGGTCGTAGCGGCCGAGGACGCAGGCATCGAGGTCAAGACGGACGCCGGGGACATCGCAACGGATGGTGGCCATCTCGCGGGCGCGCCGCACCTGGCCCTCGAACTGCTTGAGGAGGTCGCGCAGCTTGTCCGGCTTCACCTCGTCGATGTGGGCGTAGATGGCATCGATGTCGCCGAACTGGACCAACAGCTTGGTCGCCGTGCCATCGCCGACGCCCGGGATGCCGGGAATGTTGTCGGAGGCATCGCCGCGAAGGGCCTTGAAGTCGCGCATGAGCGGCGGGTCAAACTTGTAGCGCTCCTTCGCCTTCGCGACATCGTACAAGACTATGTCGCGTTGGTAGGGGCGCATCATGTAAAGACTGACGCCCGGCCGGACGAGCTGGATGAAGTCGGTGTCGAGGGTGACGAGGTAGGTGTCTATGCCCTGCTCGACGGCCTGCACCGAAAGCGTGCCGATGACGTCGTCGGCCTCGTAGCCCTGGACGGCGTAAACGGGGATGTTGAAGGCCTCCAACATCTCGATGACGCGGCCGATCTGGCGGGCGATGTCCCAGGCGGCTTGCACGGGCTCGAGGGAGCGCTCGA
The sequence above is drawn from the Dehalococcoidia bacterium genome and encodes:
- a CDS encoding CinA family protein gives rise to the protein MPFLTPEQQALATEIARALTERGETVAVAESTAGGLVSAALLWVPGASRYYRGGGVLYTRQSRIAMAGMTPQQFENYRGATLENVAAMAQALRQRLEATWCIAEAGTAGPTGGQPGRTVIAVSGPVSRSEVFETGSADREANMVAFATRSLEVLLEALR
- the polA gene encoding DNA polymerase I; translated protein: MNLPPDRPRRLAIFDGHGIIHRAYYALRENPLAVRRTGEQTSAVFGFTNTLLAVIDDLKPTHVAVALDLPGPTFRHQADVTYKATRFEGMKAQVVRSLESIEGLTDQARLEIADAVLAAQSRDEVRRGLLDAAARAGVPAEAMPGLERSLEPVQAAWDIARQIGRVIEMLEAFNIPVYAVQGYEADDVIGTLSVQAVEQGIDTYLVTLDTDFIQLVRPGVSLYMMRPYQRDIVLYDVAKAKERYKFDPPLMRDFKALRGDASDNIPGIPGVGDGTATKLLVQFGDIDAIYAHIDEVKPDKLRDLLKQFEGQVRRAREMATIRCDVPGVRLDLDACVLGRYDRNRVLELLRELEFRSLVPRLPPVIEDISRPKPASVEVSNYQTVRDEPALQRLVARIRETKGFAFNIEATAANPFHTHVAGISVATAPGEAAYIPVGHQVELGGTPQLPLQTVLDALGPLFADEGTEKTAHNGKFDLVLLADRGVPTRSYAFDTALAAYILGETVSLTGDRPGAGALSLKWLVSQRLGQEMKEITLLLGKSGSKQLGIDQVRIEDALEYCAADVDFTLRLREPLERELRDQGMWKLFHEIEMPLVPVLARMEEIGIACDVAVLRELGKGLNEQIRYLEEKAYAEVGRPFNLGSPQQLSQVLFEELKLPKTRRTKQGYSTDAQAIEALRGVHPIIDILLEWRELTKLRSTYIEALPAYVDPRDGRIHTTFSQAVATTGRLSSNNPNLQNIPVRSELGGQVRRAFVARDIGPNPLLISADYSQIELRIAAHLSGDRKLIDAFLADEDIHAATAAEVFGVPLESVTKLQRNRAKVFNFGVLYGLSEYGLATRERISREEANQFIKTYFEKYEAVKRWREELLAKVRRDGYAETLAGRRRYIPDIHSSNYNIRSAAERMAINMPIQGTASDIIKIAMNRVDREMQERGFKTRMLLQVHDELIFEGPRAEVDDMRELLLRIMPASFELAVPLKVDVKVGPNWADMA
- a CDS encoding serine hydrolase domain-containing protein; translation: MSALSIATGSPLPLGEPEDLGFLPDRLARIGPAMQRYVDEGKVPNLVTLVARRGRIVHFEARGYMDLESRRPVAKDTIFRLYSNSKPLAGLAAMILFEEGKLTPDDPVSKFIPAFRNAVVRSDQGMLQAGLTEPARREITVRDLFRNTSGIASPGRVPLAYRNLYRAEMETLGWLTSADGSSGSRNTRERVEALARLPLSFHPGSAYEYHAGYIVIGAIIEEITGQPLDQFYRERIFAPLGMDDTYWYIDDTLLPRFPDCYRPAQVEGQWRLVTQERATESVKLRGPKTFFGAGGDEGGVLGTIGDYARFGQMLLNGGELDGTRLLSRKTVEYMTSDHSEGMLLPMRGPGFGWGIGVVVRHSNAGLPVLRSVGAYGWAGAAGTNYLADPREELLLICFTQVMNRLMMPGNTYWEEFERLVYQSLA